The Danio rerio strain Tuebingen ecotype United States chromosome 10, GRCz12tu, whole genome shotgun sequence genome contains a region encoding:
- the samsn1b gene encoding SAM domain-containing protein SAMSN-1b isoform X1 yields MNLFCFTLDGSTDSLYEPAQIGQSSQDSLPRRPFSPNCAKNMGLWSGSEPCIATKLPETHTSKTRESKTLEKAKKKSQLQSTSEDETTDHTGSDAHWPSTRKKDGLVNGKNHSAAEAAKDHHRSKLLSREEKEERGNSEKAVKNPCGQGVNFEAWNPNRENSECRQQDLARRSEVEDEAQGTLKKIQKLVGGKKGGQNSMEEMRNSTEAAGNLTESNSKHHSPVITCISLTKKAEKKPTRAPSRPTAQSQQPLQENDTLPELFYEYYSSVAFSPAWDTSTHTCHRSTAEQVMYNFNFTLPRDTDWDRYEDLFQRLDPYKRYQQDTWITHSVMELDKPDALRSTSFGIFDRQQPNQVKAEDKVESLPVESPEVDPSKSGGLSKKMKNISLTMRKKMGRKYTKALSEETGEENEAAAADVVDSTLAKGNNHSSNSVESLFSLHSGQSSSSGVTSGSEGYSNRDSLRLEEEVPFAGQFCGKAKVHTDFVPSPYDTESLKLKVGDVIDIINKPPMGIWTGMLNGKVGNFKFIYVDVLVEEITPQPRIRAHRRSRRPRPKTLQELLERLNLEEHISSLLLNGYQTVEDLRDLKEQHLVELNMTDPEHRHRLLAAAENLLDSEYNNQSHGETNEEPKSPSEEEKTELNDCPRDSGCYIGSDCSDNSKEDTESQQTPLSPPAP; encoded by the exons ATGAACCTCTTCTGCTTCACGCTG GATGGCTCAACAGACAGCCTGTATGAACCGGCTCAGATTGGTCAGAGCAGTCAAGACTCTTTACCCAGAAGGCCGTTCAGCCCTAACTGTGCGAAGAACATGGGATTGTGGAGCGGATCCGAGCCTTGCATCGCCACG AAGCTTCCAGAGACTCACACAAGTAAAACTCGTGAAAGTAAGACACTGGAAAAAGCTAAGAAGAA GTCCCAATTACAATCGACATCCGAAGACGAGACTACAG ATCATACGGGGTCTgatgcccactggccatccactagGAAAAAAGATGGATTGGTAAACGGCAAGAACCATTCAGCTGCAG AGGCGGCCAAAGATCATCACCGGTCAAAACTTCTCTCCAGAGAAGAGAAAGAGGAGCGGGGGAATTCAGAGAAAGCAGTTAAAAATCCCTGCGGTCAG GGTGTGAATTTTGAAGCCTGGAATCCCAACAGAGAAAACTCTGAATGCAGACAGCAGGACTTG GCCAGGAGGTCAGAGGTGGAGGACGAGGCGCAGGGCACGCTGAAGAAGATCCAGAAACTGGTGGGAGGGAAAAAGGGAGGTCAAAACAGTATGGAGGAGATGAGGAACAGCACTGAAGCTGCTG GTAATCTGACTGAATCCAACAGCAAACATCACAGTCCTGTCATCACCTGCATAAGTTTAACCAAAAAAGCTGAGAAGAAGCCGACAAGAGCTCCTTCACGTCCAACAGCGCAATCCCAGCAGCCCTTGCAGGAGAACGACACGCTTCCAGAGCTTTTTTATGAGTATTATAGCTCCGTGGCTTTTTCTCCAGCATGGGACACGTCCACGCACACCTGCCACAGGTCAACAGCTGAACAGGTGATGTACAACTTTAATTTCACCCTGCCCAGAGACACGGATTGGGACAGATATGAAGATCTTTTCCAGCGTCTCGACCCCTACAAACGATACCAGCAGGACACGTGGATCACACACTCTGTCATGGAGCTGGACAAGCCTGATGCGCTG CGGTCCACCAGTTTTGGGATATTTGACAGACAACAGCCCAATCAGGTCAAGGCAGAGGATAAAGTAGAAAGTTTG cctgTGGAAAGCCCTGAGGTGGATCCCAGTAAATCAGGAGGTCTAAGCAAGAAGATGAAGAACATCTCGCTGACCATGCGGAAAAAAATGGGCCGGAAATACACGAAAGCCCTGTCAGAGGAAACG GGCGAGGAGAATGAAGCTGCAGCAGCTGACGTTGTGGACAGCACACTGGCCAAAGGCAACAACCACTCCAGTAACTCTGTGGAGAGTCTGTTCAGTCTGCACAGCGGCCAAAGCTCATCTA GTGGTGTGACCAGCGGCTCTGAAGGTTATAGTAACAGAGACAGCCTGCGTTTAGAAGAAGAGGTGCCCTTTGCAGGCCAGTTCTGCGGCAAAGCTAAAGTCCACACTGACTTTGTTCCCAGTCCATACGACACCGAGTCTCTCAAACTCAAG gtTGGAGATGTCATTGACATCATCAACAAACCACCAATGGGAATCTGGACTGGAATGCTGAATGGGAAAGTGGGAAACTTTAAGTTCATCTATGTCGACGTGTTGGTGGAAGAAATCACACCACAACCGAGGATTCGTGCTCACCGGAGGAGCAGGAGACCTCGACCCAAAACCCTGCAGGAGCTTCTGGAAAGACTCAATCTGGAG GAGCACATTTCGTCTCTGCTGCTGAATGGCTATCAGACAGTGGAGGATCTTCGGGATTTGAAGGAGCAGCATCTTGTCGAGCTGAATATGACTGATCCTGAACACAGACACAGACTGCTGGCGGCAGCAGAAAACCTGCTGGACTCTGAAT ataATAATCAGAGCCATGGAGAGACAAATGAAGAACCCAAATCTCCCTCTGAAGAAGAAAAGACCGAACTGAACGACTGTCCCAGAGACTCAGGTTGCTACATCGGATCAGACTGTTCAGACAACAGTAAAGAGGACACAGAGAGCCAGCAAACGCCTCTCAGCCCACCGGCACCCTGA
- the samsn1b gene encoding SAM domain-containing protein SAMSN-1b isoform X2 — MNLFCFTLDGSTDSLYEPAQIGQSSQDSLPRRPFSPNCAKNMGLWSGSEPCIATKLPETHTSKTRESKTLEKAKKSQLQSTSEDETTDHTGSDAHWPSTRKKDGLVNGKNHSAAEAAKDHHRSKLLSREEKEERGNSEKAVKNPCGQGVNFEAWNPNRENSECRQQDLARRSEVEDEAQGTLKKIQKLVGGKKGGQNSMEEMRNSTEAAGNLTESNSKHHSPVITCISLTKKAEKKPTRAPSRPTAQSQQPLQENDTLPELFYEYYSSVAFSPAWDTSTHTCHRSTAEQVMYNFNFTLPRDTDWDRYEDLFQRLDPYKRYQQDTWITHSVMELDKPDALRSTSFGIFDRQQPNQVKAEDKVESLPVESPEVDPSKSGGLSKKMKNISLTMRKKMGRKYTKALSEETGEENEAAAADVVDSTLAKGNNHSSNSVESLFSLHSGQSSSSGVTSGSEGYSNRDSLRLEEEVPFAGQFCGKAKVHTDFVPSPYDTESLKLKVGDVIDIINKPPMGIWTGMLNGKVGNFKFIYVDVLVEEITPQPRIRAHRRSRRPRPKTLQELLERLNLEEHISSLLLNGYQTVEDLRDLKEQHLVELNMTDPEHRHRLLAAAENLLDSEYNNQSHGETNEEPKSPSEEEKTELNDCPRDSGCYIGSDCSDNSKEDTESQQTPLSPPAP, encoded by the exons ATGAACCTCTTCTGCTTCACGCTG GATGGCTCAACAGACAGCCTGTATGAACCGGCTCAGATTGGTCAGAGCAGTCAAGACTCTTTACCCAGAAGGCCGTTCAGCCCTAACTGTGCGAAGAACATGGGATTGTGGAGCGGATCCGAGCCTTGCATCGCCACG AAGCTTCCAGAGACTCACACAAGTAAAACTCGTGAAAGTAAGACACTGGAAAAAGCTAAGAA GTCCCAATTACAATCGACATCCGAAGACGAGACTACAG ATCATACGGGGTCTgatgcccactggccatccactagGAAAAAAGATGGATTGGTAAACGGCAAGAACCATTCAGCTGCAG AGGCGGCCAAAGATCATCACCGGTCAAAACTTCTCTCCAGAGAAGAGAAAGAGGAGCGGGGGAATTCAGAGAAAGCAGTTAAAAATCCCTGCGGTCAG GGTGTGAATTTTGAAGCCTGGAATCCCAACAGAGAAAACTCTGAATGCAGACAGCAGGACTTG GCCAGGAGGTCAGAGGTGGAGGACGAGGCGCAGGGCACGCTGAAGAAGATCCAGAAACTGGTGGGAGGGAAAAAGGGAGGTCAAAACAGTATGGAGGAGATGAGGAACAGCACTGAAGCTGCTG GTAATCTGACTGAATCCAACAGCAAACATCACAGTCCTGTCATCACCTGCATAAGTTTAACCAAAAAAGCTGAGAAGAAGCCGACAAGAGCTCCTTCACGTCCAACAGCGCAATCCCAGCAGCCCTTGCAGGAGAACGACACGCTTCCAGAGCTTTTTTATGAGTATTATAGCTCCGTGGCTTTTTCTCCAGCATGGGACACGTCCACGCACACCTGCCACAGGTCAACAGCTGAACAGGTGATGTACAACTTTAATTTCACCCTGCCCAGAGACACGGATTGGGACAGATATGAAGATCTTTTCCAGCGTCTCGACCCCTACAAACGATACCAGCAGGACACGTGGATCACACACTCTGTCATGGAGCTGGACAAGCCTGATGCGCTG CGGTCCACCAGTTTTGGGATATTTGACAGACAACAGCCCAATCAGGTCAAGGCAGAGGATAAAGTAGAAAGTTTG cctgTGGAAAGCCCTGAGGTGGATCCCAGTAAATCAGGAGGTCTAAGCAAGAAGATGAAGAACATCTCGCTGACCATGCGGAAAAAAATGGGCCGGAAATACACGAAAGCCCTGTCAGAGGAAACG GGCGAGGAGAATGAAGCTGCAGCAGCTGACGTTGTGGACAGCACACTGGCCAAAGGCAACAACCACTCCAGTAACTCTGTGGAGAGTCTGTTCAGTCTGCACAGCGGCCAAAGCTCATCTA GTGGTGTGACCAGCGGCTCTGAAGGTTATAGTAACAGAGACAGCCTGCGTTTAGAAGAAGAGGTGCCCTTTGCAGGCCAGTTCTGCGGCAAAGCTAAAGTCCACACTGACTTTGTTCCCAGTCCATACGACACCGAGTCTCTCAAACTCAAG gtTGGAGATGTCATTGACATCATCAACAAACCACCAATGGGAATCTGGACTGGAATGCTGAATGGGAAAGTGGGAAACTTTAAGTTCATCTATGTCGACGTGTTGGTGGAAGAAATCACACCACAACCGAGGATTCGTGCTCACCGGAGGAGCAGGAGACCTCGACCCAAAACCCTGCAGGAGCTTCTGGAAAGACTCAATCTGGAG GAGCACATTTCGTCTCTGCTGCTGAATGGCTATCAGACAGTGGAGGATCTTCGGGATTTGAAGGAGCAGCATCTTGTCGAGCTGAATATGACTGATCCTGAACACAGACACAGACTGCTGGCGGCAGCAGAAAACCTGCTGGACTCTGAAT ataATAATCAGAGCCATGGAGAGACAAATGAAGAACCCAAATCTCCCTCTGAAGAAGAAAAGACCGAACTGAACGACTGTCCCAGAGACTCAGGTTGCTACATCGGATCAGACTGTTCAGACAACAGTAAAGAGGACACAGAGAGCCAGCAAACGCCTCTCAGCCCACCGGCACCCTGA
- the samsn1b gene encoding SAM domain-containing protein SAMSN-1b (The RefSeq protein has 1 substitution compared to this genomic sequence) — protein sequence MLQRKPSNASDKSRNKPKRSTSFGIFDRQQPNQVKAEDKVESLPVESPEVDPSKSGGLSKKMKNISLTMRKKMGRKYTKALSEETGEENEAAAADVVDSTLAKGNNHSSNSVESLFSLHSGQSSSSGVTSGSEGYSNRDSLRLEEEVPFAGQFCGKAKVHTDFVPSPYDTESLKLKVGDVIDIINKPPMGIWTGMLNGKVGNFKFIYVDVLVEEITPQPRIRAHRRSRRPRPKTLQELLERLNLEEHISSLLLNGYQTVEDLRDLKEQHLVELNMTDPEHRHRLLAAAENLLDSEYNNQSHGETNEEPKSPSEEEKIELNDCPRDSGCYIGSDCSDNSKEDTESQQTPLSPPAP from the exons ATGCTTCAAAGAAAACCATCAAATGCCTCTGATAAATCAAGAAACAAGCCAAAG CGGTCCACCAGTTTTGGGATATTTGACAGACAACAGCCCAATCAGGTCAAGGCAGAGGATAAAGTAGAAAGTTTG cctgTGGAAAGCCCTGAGGTGGATCCCAGTAAATCAGGAGGTCTAAGCAAGAAGATGAAGAACATCTCGCTGACCATGCGGAAAAAAATGGGCCGGAAATACACGAAAGCCCTGTCAGAGGAAACG GGCGAGGAGAATGAAGCTGCAGCAGCTGACGTTGTGGACAGCACACTGGCCAAAGGCAACAACCACTCCAGTAACTCTGTGGAGAGTCTGTTCAGTCTGCACAGCGGCCAAAGCTCATCTA GTGGTGTGACCAGCGGCTCTGAAGGTTATAGTAACAGAGACAGCCTGCGTTTAGAAGAAGAGGTGCCCTTTGCAGGCCAGTTCTGCGGCAAAGCTAAAGTCCACACTGACTTTGTTCCCAGTCCATACGACACCGAGTCTCTCAAACTCAAG gtTGGAGATGTCATTGACATCATCAACAAACCACCAATGGGAATCTGGACTGGAATGCTGAATGGGAAAGTGGGAAACTTTAAGTTCATCTATGTCGACGTGTTGGTGGAAGAAATCACACCACAACCGAGGATTCGTGCTCACCGGAGGAGCAGGAGACCTCGACCCAAAACCCTGCAGGAGCTTCTGGAAAGACTCAATCTGGAG GAGCACATTTCGTCTCTGCTGCTGAATGGCTATCAGACAGTGGAGGATCTTCGGGATTTGAAGGAGCAGCATCTTGTCGAGCTGAATATGACTGATCCTGAACACAGACACAGACTGCTGGCGGCAGCAGAAAACCTGCTGGACTCTGAAT ataATAATCAGAGCCATGGAGAGACAAATGAAGAACCCAAATCTCCCTCTGAAGAAGAAAAGACCGAACTGAACGACTGTCCCAGAGACTCAGGTTGCTACATCGGATCAGACTGTTCAGACAACAGTAAAGAGGACACAGAGAGCCAGCAAACGCCTCTCAGCCCACCGGCACCCTGA